The Deinococcus metalli genome contains the following window.
ACTGGGGTACGTCATGTCCACTCCTGTGCCGAAGGCCATCGGTGCGGCGTCCGGTCAGCGCCGGGGGTGCTCGTCGCCTGTACGAGCGACTGTATAACCTTTGTACAACCCTGGTCAAACCATGAGTGCGAGGCTCAAGGCCCGCTCAAGGACGGCTGAGCTGGACATCAGCCGAACACGTCCAGGCCGTCCAGCACGACACTTGCGTGCGCTTCGACGGTCAGCGCGTGGTCGCGGTTGTACCCGCCGGCCATCATGGTGACCACCGGCACACCCGCGGCCCGCGCCCACGTCAGCACCGCCCGGTTGCGCTCGCGCACCCCGTCCAGCGTCATGGCGAAGCGGCCGAAGCGGTCGCCGGCCAGCACGTCCACCCCCGCGAGGTACAGCAGCAGGTCCGGACGGAAGGCATCCAGCGCCGGCAGCACGTGGCCGCGCAGCGCCGTCAGGTACTCGGCGTCCGTCACGCCGTCGGGGAGGCCGAGGTCCAGGGAACTGCGCTCCTTGCGGAAGGGGTAGTTGCGCTCGCCGTGCACGCTCACGGTCAGGGCGCGCGGCTCGGTGTCCAGCAGCGCGGCCGTGCCGTTGCCCTGGTGCACGTCCAGGTCGAGCACCGCCACCCGCTGCGCCACGCCGCCGTCCAGCGCCACGCGCGTGAGGATCGCGGCGTCGTTCACCAGGCAGAAGCCCTCGGCGCGGTCACGGAAGGCGTGGTGCGTGCCGCCCGCCAGGTTCGCGCCCCAGCCCACCCGCAGCGCGTCGTGCAGCGCGGCCAGCGATCCGCCCGCCGCCCGGCGCGCCCGCTCCACCACGCCCGGCGACCACGGCAGCCCGAAGGCGCGTTCCTCCGCTCGCGTCACCTCGCCCCGCCGCCAGCGGCGCAGCCACAGCGGATCGTGCACCCGGCCCGCGTCCGCCCACGACAGCGCTGGCGTGTCCAGCACCGGCAGCAGCGGCGACAGCCGGTCGCGCACCCCCGCGTACTTGTACGCCGGAAAGCGGTGGCCCTCGGGCAGCGGAAACACGTACGCGGCCGGGGTGTACGCCTGGAACGGGCCGGCGGGCGGAGTCATTGAACCTTCAGGTGAGCCGCGTAC
Protein-coding sequences here:
- a CDS encoding histone deacetylase family protein; this translates as MTPPAGPFQAYTPAAYVFPLPEGHRFPAYKYAGVRDRLSPLLPVLDTPALSWADAGRVHDPLWLRRWRRGEVTRAEERAFGLPWSPGVVERARRAAGGSLAALHDALRVGWGANLAGGTHHAFRDRAEGFCLVNDAAILTRVALDGGVAQRVAVLDLDVHQGNGTAALLDTEPRALTVSVHGERNYPFRKERSSLDLGLPDGVTDAEYLTALRGHVLPALDAFRPDLLLYLAGVDVLAGDRFGRFAMTLDGVRERNRAVLTWARAAGVPVVTMMAGGYNRDHALTVEAHASVVLDGLDVFG